In Gracilimonas sp., a single window of DNA contains:
- a CDS encoding phytoene desaturase, whose product MKKKIIVIGSGFGGLGAASRLLSAGHEVTILEKRDKLGGRAYVYEKNGFKFDGGPTVITAPFMFDDIFEAAGKKREEYVKFVPCDPFYRIFDAEGKHFDYNNDHEFTLEEIRKQNPDDVEGYEKFLGTTKAIFDKGFVELADKPFLKFTDMLKVAPDLIKLQSYKTVYKYVAQFIKDEFLRRCFSFHPLLVGGNPFDTTSIYAMIHYLEREWGVHYAMGGTGAIVNALEKLILEQGGQIHTETEVDEILVVNGEATGVRLKNGEILKADKIVSNADVAFTYKNLINPIHRKKYTDRKIERTKYSMSLFIIYFGTKKRYLDSGLAHHNIILGKRYKELLEDIFHKKHLSDDFSLYLHMPTVTDPSMAPEGCEGFYVLSPVPHLDSGTDWNEMAPKYRDIIMNFLEENYLPDLKENIITEHYIDPLHFKNELNSYKGSAFSVEPILTQSAWFRPHNKSEDVENLYFVGAGTHPGAGLPGVLSSSIIAQDLIGSA is encoded by the coding sequence ATGAAGAAAAAAATCATTGTTATAGGAAGCGGATTCGGGGGCTTAGGAGCAGCTTCTCGTTTACTTTCTGCAGGCCATGAGGTTACCATCCTCGAAAAAAGAGACAAACTTGGCGGAAGAGCGTATGTCTATGAAAAAAACGGATTCAAATTTGATGGTGGCCCTACTGTAATCACCGCCCCTTTTATGTTTGATGATATTTTTGAGGCGGCCGGCAAGAAACGGGAAGAATATGTAAAATTTGTACCCTGTGATCCCTTTTACCGAATTTTTGATGCCGAAGGCAAACACTTTGATTATAATAATGATCATGAATTTACCCTTGAAGAAATTCGCAAGCAAAATCCTGATGATGTTGAGGGTTACGAGAAATTCCTTGGAACAACCAAAGCCATTTTCGATAAGGGTTTTGTGGAACTGGCAGACAAGCCTTTCCTCAAATTCACTGATATGTTGAAGGTTGCTCCTGATCTCATTAAGCTACAGTCTTACAAAACTGTTTATAAATATGTGGCTCAATTTATTAAGGATGAATTCCTGAGGCGATGTTTCTCATTCCACCCATTATTAGTCGGTGGAAATCCATTTGATACCACTTCCATTTACGCCATGATCCACTACTTGGAACGAGAATGGGGCGTACACTACGCCATGGGTGGTACCGGGGCAATCGTGAATGCACTTGAAAAATTGATACTTGAACAAGGTGGTCAAATTCATACTGAAACTGAAGTAGATGAAATTTTAGTGGTAAATGGAGAAGCTACGGGCGTTCGTCTTAAAAATGGAGAGATTCTGAAAGCCGATAAAATTGTTTCCAATGCTGATGTGGCCTTCACTTATAAAAACCTGATTAACCCAATACATCGAAAGAAATATACCGATCGTAAAATTGAGCGGACCAAGTACAGCATGTCGCTCTTTATAATTTATTTTGGAACTAAGAAGCGATACTTGGACTCCGGATTAGCTCACCATAACATCATTTTAGGTAAACGATATAAAGAATTGCTGGAAGATATTTTTCATAAAAAACATCTTTCCGATGATTTCTCGCTGTATCTGCATATGCCCACAGTTACTGATCCATCAATGGCACCTGAAGGCTGTGAAGGATTCTATGTACTCTCTCCGGTTCCGCACTTAGACAGTGGCACCGACTGGAATGAAATGGCTCCAAAATATCGAGATATCATTATGAACTTCCTGGAAGAAAATTATCTGCCCGATTTAAAGGAAAACATCATTACCGAGCATTACATTGACCCACTGCACTTTAAAAATGAACTAAACAGCTATAAAGGATCGGCATTTTCTGTGGAACCAATTTTAACTCAATCGGCTTGGTTTCGGCCGCACAATAAATCTGAGGATGTAGAAAATTTATATTTTGTAGGAGCCGGAACCCATCCGGGCGCAGGACTTCCCGGCGTTCTTTCATCTTCAATCATTGCTCAGGATTTGATTGGCTCTGCATAA
- a CDS encoding PAS domain-containing sensor histidine kinase: MNLNNGNKLEMQTDYSLAPFFELSHDLLCIAGFDGYFKRVNPAVCKVLGYTEEELLSKPISYFQHPDDKEITQKYREPILYGKPLTNFENRYITKRGEIVWFAWTSIPVSDDELIYAIAKNITHKKKHEEERNQLLSELSKTNKRLKQLNYTTSHDLRAPVSNLLAIFSLMDISHISNEETREFIGLLKKSTENLKTTLDNYVDDLKSQDSQSISLSDIKFMDVIDSLRLTLDSLIKDTNTSFQIDLDAFDSVTFNPGYLESIFLNLITNSIKYAHPDRNPVITIKTEIINEKKQLIFSDNGIGFDSEKQKDNVFGLNQSFHDHRDSKGVGLYLVYNHITNLGGRITVHSKVDEGTTFTLTFKD, encoded by the coding sequence ATGAATTTGAATAACGGCAATAAGTTGGAAATGCAGACGGACTATTCATTAGCCCCATTTTTCGAATTATCGCATGATTTACTCTGTATTGCCGGGTTTGACGGGTATTTTAAAAGGGTAAATCCTGCCGTATGCAAAGTTTTGGGATATACAGAGGAAGAACTCCTTTCAAAGCCCATTAGTTATTTTCAGCATCCGGATGACAAAGAAATCACTCAAAAATATCGCGAACCAATCTTATATGGAAAGCCGCTTACAAATTTTGAGAATCGGTATATCACAAAACGGGGAGAAATCGTTTGGTTTGCCTGGACTTCGATACCTGTTAGCGATGATGAATTGATCTATGCTATTGCCAAAAATATCACTCATAAAAAGAAACATGAAGAAGAACGAAATCAGTTGCTTTCGGAATTAAGCAAAACCAATAAACGCTTAAAGCAACTCAACTACACGACTTCTCATGATCTCAGGGCACCTGTCAGTAACTTGCTTGCTATATTTAGTTTGATGGATATTTCCCACATTAGTAATGAAGAAACCCGTGAGTTCATTGGACTACTAAAGAAATCTACAGAAAATCTGAAAACAACTTTAGACAATTATGTGGATGACCTGAAGAGTCAAGATTCACAATCAATAAGTCTGTCTGATATCAAGTTTATGGACGTGATCGATTCTCTCAGGCTGACTTTGGATTCACTTATTAAAGATACCAATACCTCTTTTCAGATCGACCTGGATGCTTTTGATTCGGTGACATTCAATCCCGGATATTTAGAAAGTATTTTTCTGAACCTGATCACCAATTCCATTAAATATGCCCATCCGGACCGGAATCCAGTTATCACTATAAAAACCGAAATCATTAATGAAAAAAAGCAGCTTATTTTTTCTGATAACGGGATAGGGTTTGACAGCGAAAAGCAGAAGGACAATGTATTCGGGCTGAATCAAAGCTTTCACGACCATAGAGACAGCAAGGGTGTCGGGCTTTACCTTGTCTACAATCACATTACCAACCTGGGCGGACGAATTACGGTACACAGTAAGGTTGATGAAGGCACTACGTTCACTCTTACTTTTAAAGATTAG